A region from the Devosia lucknowensis genome encodes:
- a CDS encoding ABC transporter ATP-binding protein codes for MIEIENIVKTFRDATAVDHVTLTIEPHTICALVGTSGSGKTTLLRMINRLVQPTSGSIRVDGQDVMSVPAYALRRKMGYVIQGHGLFPHWTIAQNVGTVPGLLGWDRAKIDRRVDELLDLFQLDPATYRDRMPAQLSGGQRQRVGVARALAAEPNILLMDEPFGALDPVTRGRAQEELRAIQARFGTTIVLVTHDMDEAILLGHRIAVMDKGRLLQCAPPAEIIARPATDFVRELVGTTDRAFRLLSLSTIGDHIEQGEASGDPLDANMTLRGAYSELLWSGRKAAPVVRDGVRVGIVSLDGLGQLAAHP; via the coding sequence GTGATCGAGATCGAAAACATCGTCAAGACCTTCCGCGACGCAACGGCGGTCGATCATGTCACCCTCACGATCGAACCGCACACGATCTGCGCGCTTGTAGGCACATCCGGTTCGGGCAAGACCACGCTGTTGCGCATGATCAACCGCCTGGTCCAGCCCACCAGCGGCAGCATCCGTGTCGATGGGCAGGACGTGATGAGCGTTCCGGCCTACGCGCTGCGGCGAAAAATGGGTTATGTCATCCAGGGCCACGGCCTCTTCCCGCACTGGACCATCGCGCAGAATGTCGGCACGGTCCCTGGTTTGCTCGGTTGGGACAGGGCAAAGATCGACAGGCGTGTCGACGAGTTGCTCGACCTGTTCCAGCTCGATCCGGCCACCTACCGGGATCGCATGCCCGCCCAGCTTTCCGGCGGGCAGCGGCAGCGGGTCGGCGTGGCCCGCGCCCTCGCGGCCGAGCCCAACATTCTCCTCATGGATGAGCCCTTCGGAGCACTCGACCCCGTGACCCGCGGCAGGGCGCAGGAAGAATTGCGCGCCATCCAGGCTCGCTTCGGCACCACCATCGTGCTGGTGACCCATGACATGGATGAAGCCATTTTGCTGGGTCACCGCATCGCGGTCATGGATAAGGGCCGGCTGCTGCAATGCGCGCCGCCGGCAGAGATCATCGCCCGCCCGGCCACCGATTTCGTGCGCGAGCTGGTCGGCACCACTGATCGCGCCTTTCGCTTGCTGTCGCTTTCGACCATCGGCGACCATATCGAGCAGGGGGAGGCCAGCGGCGACCCGCTCGATGCCAACATGACCCTGCGCGGTGCCTATTCGGAACTGCTGTGGTCTGGCCGCAAGGCGGCGCCCGTCGTCCGCGACGGCGTTCGTGTCGGTATTGTTTCTCTCGACGGCCTCGGGCAATTGGCGGCGCATCCGTGA
- a CDS encoding SulP family inorganic anion transporter, whose amino-acid sequence MTLKSILPILDWGSRYDRYALTRDIVAAVVVTVMLIPQSLAYALLAGLPPEIGLYASILPLVAYAVFGTSSALAVGPVAVVSLMSAAAIGSIVAQGSADYVSASVMLALMSGVILLAMGLFRLGFIANFLSHPVISGFITASAIIIATSQLGGLLGIEAAGHTMPQLLMSLANNIATVNWHTAAVGGASLALLVWMRFGLKNLLLRFGLSASAAAIATRVGPILVIVLAMAWSVALGLGSQGVALVAHVPQGLPVPSLPSLDLDILRQLFVPALIISVVGFVESVSVAQTLAAKRRERIVPNQELIALGASNIASAIGGGYSVTGGFARSVVNFDAGAATPAAGAFTAVGIALATLFLAPFLAVLPKATLAATILVAVMTLVDFSSLKRTWVYSRADFAAVVVSLAGTLLLGVEIGIVLGVATSTLVFLYRSSVPHAAIVGQVPGTEHYRNIKRHQVETVPGIVSIRVDESLYFANARYLEDLIVNQVMSSPGITDVVLMCSAVNAIDMSALESLEAIAQRLHDMGVCLHVSEVKGPVMDKLQRTSLPRHLDGIHLSQHQAMCTIMAGRQSG is encoded by the coding sequence ATGACCCTCAAATCCATCCTGCCGATCCTCGACTGGGGCAGTCGCTATGATCGGTACGCGCTGACGCGAGATATCGTCGCCGCTGTTGTCGTCACGGTCATGCTCATACCGCAGTCGCTCGCCTATGCGTTGCTGGCCGGCTTGCCGCCCGAGATCGGTCTCTACGCATCGATCCTGCCGCTGGTGGCATACGCCGTTTTCGGCACCTCATCCGCGCTGGCTGTCGGGCCAGTGGCCGTGGTTTCCCTGATGAGTGCCGCCGCGATCGGATCCATCGTTGCCCAGGGCAGTGCCGACTATGTCAGTGCATCGGTCATGCTCGCTCTGATGTCCGGCGTCATCCTCTTGGCGATGGGGCTGTTCCGACTGGGTTTCATCGCCAACTTCCTGTCCCACCCGGTCATTTCGGGCTTCATCACCGCATCCGCCATCATCATCGCGACGAGTCAGTTGGGCGGCCTGCTTGGTATCGAGGCGGCCGGTCACACCATGCCGCAGCTGCTGATGTCGTTGGCGAATAACATCGCAACGGTGAACTGGCATACCGCCGCCGTTGGTGGCGCTTCGCTGGCATTGCTCGTGTGGATGAGGTTTGGCCTCAAGAACCTTCTGCTGCGTTTCGGACTTTCCGCCAGCGCTGCAGCGATTGCCACCCGTGTCGGCCCCATTCTGGTGATTGTTCTCGCGATGGCATGGTCGGTCGCGCTTGGCCTCGGCAGCCAAGGGGTGGCGCTGGTCGCGCATGTCCCGCAGGGGCTTCCGGTCCCCTCGCTGCCCTCTCTGGACCTCGACATCCTGCGCCAGCTCTTTGTCCCCGCCCTGATCATTTCCGTAGTTGGCTTCGTCGAGTCGGTTTCCGTAGCCCAGACGCTTGCTGCCAAGCGGCGCGAGCGCATTGTGCCCAATCAGGAACTGATCGCTCTCGGAGCGTCCAACATCGCGTCGGCGATCGGCGGAGGCTACTCGGTCACGGGCGGCTTTGCCCGGTCGGTTGTGAATTTCGACGCCGGCGCGGCCACGCCCGCAGCGGGGGCCTTCACAGCTGTCGGCATTGCCTTGGCTACGCTCTTCCTGGCGCCGTTTCTGGCCGTCCTGCCCAAGGCGACACTGGCCGCGACCATTCTGGTCGCCGTCATGACACTGGTGGATTTTTCCAGTCTCAAGCGCACCTGGGTCTACTCCCGCGCCGATTTCGCTGCGGTGGTGGTCAGCCTCGCGGGGACGCTCCTGCTTGGCGTCGAGATCGGCATCGTGCTCGGTGTAGCAACATCCACCCTCGTCTTTCTCTACCGTTCCTCGGTGCCGCATGCGGCTATCGTTGGACAGGTGCCGGGCACCGAGCATTATCGCAACATCAAGCGCCACCAGGTCGAGACGGTGCCGGGCATCGTCTCGATCCGTGTGGACGAAAGTCTCTACTTCGCCAATGCGCGCTATCTCGAAGACCTGATTGTAAACCAGGTCATGAGCAGCCCCGGCATCACCGACGTGGTGCTGATGTGCTCCGCGGTCAACGCCATCGACATGTCGGCTCTGGAAAGTCTCGAAGCCATCGCCCAGCGTCTCCACGACATGGGCGTATGTCTGCATGTCTCCGAGGTGAAGGGACCGGTCATGGACAAGCTGCAGCGGACCAGTCTTCCAAGGCATCTCGATGGGATCCATCTCAGCCAGCATCAGGCAATGTGCACCATCATGGCCGGGCGGCAATCAGGCTGA
- a CDS encoding MBL fold metallo-hydrolase produces MGKAGSVNGWIIGSGATLIVDGGVPGAEASARWDQAEQADVVGAVEAILCTHMHRDHSGQIPRLVARHGVPLLMTEAEHRKVVAASEASTEQRQTDLTSFLIRQGVAPAEARSTAPPDYSVLASFPRDYQPLDDGMTVTIAGRAWRVLTGGGHSSKGACLISEDGQLMVAGDQILGGTGPHITVGLDEPEADLLSAYFDFLGRLADLPDTMLVLPGHGSAFRSLPAHALALRKGHQRRLDRLKARLDGAMSCTEMAPLVFTQQAMRHFGYLVPGMALSLANHLWHRGELQRHEDDDGVWRFASA; encoded by the coding sequence ATGGGCAAGGCAGGCTCGGTCAACGGCTGGATCATTGGCAGCGGCGCGACATTGATCGTGGATGGCGGCGTTCCCGGAGCCGAAGCATCAGCGCGCTGGGACCAGGCCGAACAAGCGGACGTGGTCGGGGCGGTCGAGGCAATCCTTTGCACGCACATGCACCGCGATCACTCGGGGCAAATCCCGCGCCTTGTGGCGCGCCACGGCGTCCCGCTGCTCATGACCGAAGCGGAACATCGCAAGGTGGTGGCCGCGAGCGAGGCGAGCACCGAGCAGCGTCAGACAGACCTGACCTCTTTCCTGATCCGGCAGGGCGTTGCGCCGGCAGAGGCACGCTCAACCGCACCACCGGATTATTCTGTGCTCGCCTCGTTTCCGCGCGACTACCAGCCGCTCGACGATGGCATGACCGTGACGATTGCCGGCAGGGCTTGGCGCGTACTGACAGGTGGTGGCCATTCGTCGAAGGGCGCCTGCCTCATCTCCGAAGACGGGCAACTTATGGTGGCCGGCGACCAGATTCTGGGTGGAACCGGACCCCACATCACGGTTGGTCTCGACGAACCCGAGGCCGATCTCCTCTCCGCATATTTCGATTTCCTCGGTCGGCTCGCCGACCTGCCCGATACGATGCTTGTCCTTCCCGGCCACGGTTCTGCGTTTCGCAGTCTGCCCGCGCATGCTCTGGCCTTGCGCAAGGGACACCAGAGACGGCTCGATCGGCTGAAGGCACGCCTCGATGGCGCGATGAGTTGCACGGAAATGGCGCCGCTTGTCTTCACGCAGCAGGCCATGCGGCACTTCGGATATCTGGTGCCCGGCATGGCCCTGAGCCTCGCCAACCACCTCTGGCATCGGGGCGAGCTCCAGCGCCACGAGGACGATGATGGCGTCTGGAGGTTCGCGTCAGCCTGA
- a CDS encoding ABC transporter permease has protein sequence MTIAHLAEEPASARSGLDPLGVLVALGAIPGLLLPFAVFKANRIVPGEGVLLWEALPAFPAAIGLAWIVLCIIVALWRMPPAVKLAASASSLLVLLLLIGIAAQAMTPSGDNYARIGIGAGFWLLAFVLALMLTDALARLRPGPWLRLALLLTAWVAVGIILWSGAWDALSIVKEYGSRAPAFWQEARTHLFLAFGSVALATAIGLPLGIACYKFIALRAGALNLLNVIQTIPSIALFGVLIAPLAWVAANVPGASAAGISGIGVAPAMVALTAYALLPVVANTIVGLNGLPDATVEAARGMGMTWLQRLLQVELPLAFPVILTGIRIVLVQNIGLATIAALIGGGGFGVFVFQGVGQTAIDLVLLGAAPTVSLAFAAAVLLDSFIELSSKRATA, from the coding sequence ATGACCATCGCACATCTTGCCGAAGAGCCCGCGTCTGCTCGCTCCGGCCTCGACCCGCTGGGAGTTCTTGTTGCCCTGGGTGCCATTCCAGGACTGCTCCTGCCGTTTGCGGTCTTCAAGGCCAATCGCATCGTGCCCGGCGAGGGCGTGCTTCTCTGGGAGGCCTTGCCGGCGTTCCCTGCCGCGATCGGGCTGGCCTGGATTGTCCTCTGCATCATCGTCGCGCTCTGGCGCATGCCGCCGGCCGTCAAGCTCGCCGCGAGCGCGTCGAGCCTGCTGGTCCTGCTGCTTCTGATCGGTATCGCCGCACAGGCGATGACGCCGTCAGGAGACAATTATGCCCGCATCGGCATCGGCGCCGGGTTCTGGCTCCTCGCCTTTGTGCTGGCGCTGATGCTGACCGACGCGCTGGCGCGGCTGCGGCCCGGACCCTGGTTGCGGCTCGCTCTTCTGCTGACCGCGTGGGTTGCGGTCGGCATCATCCTCTGGAGCGGCGCCTGGGATGCGCTGTCCATCGTCAAGGAATACGGCAGCCGCGCTCCGGCCTTCTGGCAGGAGGCGCGGACTCATCTGTTCCTGGCATTCGGCTCGGTCGCGCTGGCGACTGCGATCGGCCTGCCGCTCGGCATCGCCTGCTACAAGTTCATCGCGCTGCGGGCGGGCGCGCTCAACCTCCTCAACGTCATCCAGACCATTCCTTCGATCGCGCTGTTCGGCGTCCTGATCGCGCCGCTCGCCTGGGTCGCCGCCAATGTCCCAGGCGCCAGCGCCGCCGGAATATCGGGAATCGGTGTGGCGCCGGCCATGGTGGCGCTGACCGCCTATGCGCTCCTGCCCGTCGTCGCCAACACGATCGTGGGCCTGAACGGGCTGCCGGACGCAACCGTGGAGGCCGCGCGCGGCATGGGCATGACCTGGCTGCAGCGGCTGTTGCAGGTCGAGTTGCCCCTTGCCTTTCCGGTGATCCTCACCGGAATCCGCATCGTACTGGTGCAGAATATCGGGCTCGCCACCATTGCTGCACTGATCGGGGGCGGCGGTTTCGGTGTCTTCGTCTTCCAGGGTGTGGGGCAGACCGCCATCGACCTCGTGCTGCTCGGGGCTGCACCCACCGTGTCGCTGGCGTTCGCGGCGGCGGTGCTGCTCGACAGTTTCATCGAACTCAGCTCGAAAAGGGCCACGGCGTGA
- a CDS encoding SDR family NAD(P)-dependent oxidoreductase, translating into MFDDIAGKTALVTGASSGLGLHFAELLADHGAKVLLAARRADALDVACAAITAKGGSAEPVVLDVSDAQSVMTATSGRSIDILINNAGISIAKRAMDVGETDWDDVIDTNLKGSFLVAQAVARQMRDSGRPGAIVNIASILGLRVAGNLSVYAASKAASIQMTKALAVEWARHSIRVNALCPGYIETDLNRDFFATEDGQALIRRIPQRRLGQPDDLDGALLLLCSDAGRYITGAALAVDGGHLVSSL; encoded by the coding sequence ATGTTCGATGACATTGCGGGCAAGACGGCGCTGGTTACCGGCGCCTCCAGCGGGCTCGGCCTGCACTTCGCAGAACTGCTGGCTGACCACGGCGCCAAGGTGCTTCTGGCGGCGCGCCGCGCCGACGCCCTGGATGTCGCCTGTGCGGCCATCACAGCCAAAGGAGGCTCTGCCGAGCCCGTTGTCCTTGACGTATCGGATGCGCAATCGGTCATGACGGCGACGAGCGGCCGAAGCATCGACATCCTCATCAACAATGCCGGCATCAGCATCGCCAAGCGGGCGATGGATGTCGGCGAAACCGATTGGGACGACGTCATCGACACCAATCTCAAGGGCAGCTTTCTGGTAGCGCAGGCTGTCGCGCGTCAGATGCGGGACAGCGGCAGGCCAGGTGCAATCGTCAATATCGCATCGATCCTCGGATTGCGCGTCGCGGGCAATCTCAGCGTCTACGCGGCCTCGAAGGCGGCAAGCATTCAGATGACCAAAGCGCTGGCCGTCGAATGGGCTCGACACTCGATCCGCGTGAACGCCCTTTGCCCCGGCTATATCGAGACCGACCTCAACCGAGATTTCTTCGCCACCGAGGACGGGCAGGCCCTGATCCGCCGCATTCCGCAGCGGCGGCTAGGGCAACCAGACGATCTTGATGGCGCGCTTTTGCTGCTCTGCTCGGATGCCGGACGCTACATCACCGGGGCGGCCCTTGCCGTCGATGGCGGACACCTCGTTTCTTCCCTTTAA
- a CDS encoding GntR family transcriptional regulator, giving the protein MSNAASIRQALENAILNGDHPPGSKLDLDKLAQQFECSRTPIRDVLHQLEASGLVRVAPKRGTFVTLWTFEQITERFEVMAEIEAACARLAARRISDVELNDLSAAQEACRQAAAAGDPEAYYLVNTDFHRCLYNATHNSFLVAEATRLNTMLQPYRRLQLRSRRRLATSLAEHQEILDAIRAGDAESAARATHAHIVVQGDRFHDLVAAMAAEANSKRA; this is encoded by the coding sequence ATGTCGAACGCGGCTTCGATCCGTCAGGCGCTGGAGAACGCCATTCTCAATGGCGATCACCCTCCGGGGTCAAAACTCGACCTCGACAAGCTGGCACAGCAGTTCGAATGTTCACGCACACCGATCCGCGACGTCCTGCATCAACTCGAGGCCTCGGGCCTCGTGCGCGTCGCCCCCAAGCGCGGCACATTCGTTACCCTCTGGACTTTCGAGCAGATCACCGAGCGGTTCGAGGTGATGGCGGAAATCGAGGCTGCATGTGCGCGCCTCGCCGCGCGCCGCATCTCCGATGTGGAACTGAATGACCTGTCCGCAGCTCAGGAAGCGTGCCGGCAGGCGGCCGCAGCCGGCGACCCCGAGGCCTATTACCTCGTCAACACCGACTTCCACCGCTGCCTGTACAACGCGACGCACAACAGCTTTCTCGTCGCCGAAGCGACGCGCCTCAACACGATGCTGCAGCCCTATCGTCGCCTGCAGTTGCGCAGCCGCCGTCGCCTCGCCACTTCGCTGGCGGAGCATCAGGAAATCCTCGATGCGATCCGAGCAGGCGATGCCGAAAGCGCCGCCCGCGCTACGCATGCCCACATCGTCGTGCAGGGCGACCGCTTCCACGATCTGGTTGCGGCCATGGCTGCCGAAGCGAATTCCAAAAGGGCATAG
- a CDS encoding ABC transporter permease: MNRFGLLLRLVALVVLVWLVVQPSAFSGFFSLFARSAQPAIYYQGSLLALTLSHLLIVLVAIAASAILAIGLAILVTRPFGADFLAVSRALANIGQTFPPVAVLALCVPLLGFGTTPTLVALFLYGLLPIFENTLAGLSSVPPTVTEAAKGMGLTPFQRLTKVELPLSLPLILAGLRLSTTIALSTATIGSTVAAPTLGEVIIAGLQSGNTAFVVQGGLIVGILAILIHDGFAALEQHQRRRTGR, from the coding sequence GTGAACCGGTTCGGACTGCTCCTGCGGCTCGTGGCACTGGTCGTCCTGGTCTGGCTGGTCGTGCAGCCGTCCGCGTTTTCCGGCTTTTTCTCGCTGTTCGCGCGATCGGCCCAGCCCGCCATCTACTATCAGGGCAGTCTCCTGGCGCTGACGTTGAGCCACCTGCTGATAGTACTTGTCGCCATCGCTGCCTCTGCGATCCTGGCCATCGGTCTCGCCATTCTCGTCACGCGGCCGTTCGGCGCCGACTTCCTTGCGGTATCGAGGGCGCTCGCCAATATCGGTCAGACCTTCCCGCCGGTGGCGGTTCTCGCGCTCTGTGTTCCGCTCCTCGGATTTGGCACTACGCCGACGCTGGTGGCGCTCTTTCTCTATGGCTTGCTGCCCATCTTCGAGAACACGCTGGCCGGCCTTTCGAGCGTTCCTCCGACGGTTACCGAAGCCGCCAAGGGCATGGGGCTCACCCCGTTCCAGCGGCTGACCAAGGTCGAATTGCCGCTGTCCCTGCCGCTGATCCTGGCGGGCCTTCGGCTTTCCACAACCATAGCGCTATCGACGGCGACCATCGGCTCAACAGTCGCCGCCCCGACACTGGGCGAGGTCATCATCGCCGGTCTTCAATCGGGGAACACCGCCTTCGTGGTCCAAGGGGGCCTCATCGTCGGTATCCTGGCGATCCTCATCCACGACGGCTTTGCCGCGTTGGAACAGCACCAACGCAGGCGCACCGGGCGCTGA
- a CDS encoding MBL fold metallo-hydrolase produces MSPIPFATDLSLKPEVAAFFDAPTNTISYVVKDPGGASCAVVDPVMDIDYAAGRISYDGADRIIDFIENRRLTLEWLIETHVHADHLSASPYIQGKLGGRLGIGENITLVQNTFGKVFNEGTEFQRDGSQFDRLFVDGDSYCIGGMTVYVMHTPGHTPACMTHVVGNAAFVGDTLFMPDGGSARADFPGGDARTLYRSIQRVLSLPREMRLFMCHDYGPNGRDIQWQTTVADEIDHNIHVGQGRSEDEFVAMREARDATLAMPRLIIPSLQINMRGGNLPPEDDDGRVFLKVPLSGL; encoded by the coding sequence ATGTCCCCCATTCCGTTCGCCACCGACCTTTCGCTCAAACCCGAAGTCGCTGCGTTCTTTGACGCCCCGACCAACACGATTTCCTACGTCGTGAAGGATCCGGGCGGTGCGTCCTGCGCCGTCGTCGACCCGGTCATGGACATAGACTACGCAGCAGGTCGCATCAGTTATGACGGGGCCGACCGCATCATCGACTTCATCGAGAACCGTCGGCTTACGCTCGAATGGCTGATCGAGACACATGTTCACGCCGATCACCTTTCAGCCAGTCCCTATATTCAGGGGAAGCTCGGCGGACGGCTCGGAATCGGCGAGAATATCACGCTCGTGCAGAACACCTTCGGCAAGGTCTTCAACGAGGGCACCGAGTTCCAGCGCGATGGAAGCCAGTTCGACCGCCTGTTCGTCGATGGAGACAGCTACTGCATCGGCGGCATGACGGTGTATGTCATGCACACGCCCGGCCACACCCCTGCCTGCATGACCCATGTGGTCGGCAACGCGGCGTTCGTAGGGGATACCCTGTTCATGCCCGATGGAGGCTCCGCCCGGGCAGATTTTCCCGGCGGCGACGCGCGCACCCTGTATCGCTCGATACAACGGGTCCTGAGCTTGCCGCGCGAGATGCGCCTGTTCATGTGTCATGACTACGGACCGAACGGCCGCGACATTCAATGGCAAACGACCGTCGCGGACGAGATCGACCACAACATCCATGTCGGACAAGGTCGGAGCGAGGACGAGTTCGTGGCGATGCGAGAGGCGCGCGACGCCACTCTAGCCATGCCCCGGCTGATTATCCCGTCGCTGCAGATCAACATGCGCGGCGGCAATCTGCCACCCGAAGACGACGATGGCCGGGTTTTCCTCAAGGTTCCGCTCAGCGGGCTCTGA
- a CDS encoding MalY/PatB family protein — MSALAEQWDALTTHDLEARGSIKWTRFPGTIGAWVAEMDFGIAPPIAQAIRATADTLETGYMPNGLALDLGDASASFLKRRFGWSVEPEHVGLLGDVLRAYELAFTYWRKPDQPIVLPTPAYPPFMSLPALQRIEVIQVPCLRDEDGVWRLDDAGIEAALSERGGLLVLCSPHNPLGRLYTRAELERVAAIATRTGARVFADEIHAPLNYGGAHLPYASLNADTAAHAITAISASKAWNIPGLACAQMVFSNAADAEKFTSLGHHVTRGASNVGARASIAAYLDGDEWLGEVTSYLDGNRQHLAQRLERDLPGALHRIPEATYLAWIDVSQLTNRRDLAPMLREEAKVAVTGGEDCGLGGAGAFRLNLATPRPVLDEALDRIFGVLRKGA, encoded by the coding sequence GTGAGCGCACTTGCCGAGCAATGGGACGCCCTGACCACACACGACCTGGAGGCGCGCGGCAGCATCAAGTGGACCAGGTTCCCGGGCACGATCGGCGCCTGGGTCGCGGAAATGGATTTCGGCATTGCCCCGCCAATCGCTCAGGCAATCCGCGCAACGGCGGATACGCTTGAAACCGGCTATATGCCGAATGGGCTTGCCCTCGATCTCGGCGACGCCAGCGCATCGTTCCTCAAGCGGCGTTTCGGATGGTCGGTGGAACCCGAACATGTCGGTCTTCTGGGAGACGTGCTGCGGGCCTACGAGTTGGCTTTTACCTACTGGCGGAAACCGGACCAGCCGATCGTGCTGCCGACGCCCGCCTACCCGCCGTTCATGTCGCTGCCGGCGCTGCAGCGCATCGAGGTGATCCAGGTTCCATGCCTGCGCGATGAAGACGGGGTGTGGCGGCTCGATGACGCCGGTATAGAGGCGGCGCTTTCGGAGCGCGGCGGGTTGCTCGTACTGTGTTCGCCGCACAATCCCCTCGGTCGGCTCTACACCCGTGCCGAGCTCGAGCGCGTAGCCGCCATCGCCACCCGCACCGGCGCCCGCGTGTTCGCGGATGAAATTCATGCGCCCCTCAACTACGGTGGAGCGCATCTGCCCTACGCATCGCTGAACGCAGACACCGCAGCGCATGCCATCACCGCAATCTCGGCGTCGAAGGCCTGGAATATACCGGGCCTCGCCTGCGCGCAGATGGTCTTTTCCAATGCGGCGGATGCTGAGAAATTCACGAGTCTCGGACACCATGTCACGCGTGGCGCGTCGAATGTCGGTGCCCGCGCCAGCATCGCAGCCTATCTGGATGGCGATGAATGGCTGGGCGAGGTTACGTCCTACCTCGACGGAAACCGGCAACACCTGGCGCAGCGTCTTGAACGCGATCTGCCGGGCGCGCTGCACCGGATCCCGGAGGCGACCTATCTGGCCTGGATCGATGTAAGCCAGCTGACCAACAGGCGCGACCTGGCTCCGATGCTGCGAGAAGAAGCAAAGGTTGCGGTAACGGGCGGCGAGGATTGCGGCCTCGGTGGCGCCGGTGCGTTCCGGTTGAACCTCGCGACGCCGCGCCCCGTGCTGGACGAGGCGCTGGACCGGATTTTCGGCGTCCTGCGCAAGGGTGCCTGA
- the osmF gene encoding glycine betaine ABC transporter substrate-binding protein OsmF produces the protein MRLVTTVLGAFAALALMSTAASAQVVVSSKIDTEGGVLGNIIKQVLEDNDIAVEDRIQLGATPIMREAILAGEIDIYPEYTGNGAFFFDRAEEPIWNDAAEAYAEVAKLDFETNKIVWLTASPANNTWAVALRSDVAEANGLSTFTQFGEWVAGGGEVKLAASSEFVNSPAALPKFQDVYGFTLTPEQLVVLSGGDTAATIAAAAQQTNGVNAAMVYGTDGGISASGLVVLEDDQGVQPVYQPAPIIREEVLTEYPQIEELLKPVFEALSLEVLQDLNGRVQLGGEPAAAVATDFLTQNGFLGG, from the coding sequence ATGCGCCTTGTCACAACTGTTCTGGGCGCGTTTGCTGCGCTGGCCCTTATGTCCACCGCAGCGTCTGCGCAGGTGGTGGTCTCCTCCAAGATCGACACCGAGGGCGGCGTGCTCGGGAACATCATCAAGCAGGTCCTAGAGGACAATGACATCGCCGTGGAAGACCGTATCCAGCTCGGTGCCACCCCGATCATGCGCGAAGCGATCCTGGCGGGCGAGATCGATATCTATCCCGAATACACGGGCAATGGCGCCTTCTTCTTCGATCGCGCCGAAGAGCCGATCTGGAACGACGCCGCAGAGGCCTATGCCGAGGTCGCCAAGCTCGACTTCGAGACCAACAAGATCGTCTGGCTGACCGCGTCCCCGGCCAACAATACCTGGGCGGTTGCCCTGCGCAGCGACGTCGCTGAAGCCAACGGCCTGTCGACTTTCACCCAGTTCGGCGAATGGGTCGCTGGCGGCGGTGAAGTCAAGCTCGCAGCGTCCTCGGAATTCGTCAATTCGCCTGCGGCCCTGCCCAAGTTCCAGGACGTCTACGGCTTCACGCTGACGCCTGAACAGCTCGTGGTCCTGTCCGGCGGCGACACGGCAGCCACGATCGCCGCGGCCGCGCAGCAGACCAATGGCGTCAATGCCGCAATGGTCTATGGCACCGATGGCGGGATCTCCGCGTCGGGCCTGGTGGTGCTTGAGGACGATCAGGGCGTCCAGCCGGTCTACCAGCCCGCGCCGATCATCCGCGAAGAGGTGCTGACCGAGTACCCGCAGATCGAGGAATTGCTCAAGCCGGTGTTCGAGGCCCTCTCGCTCGAAGTGCTCCAGGATCTCAACGGTCGCGTACAGCTTGGGGGCGAGCCCGCTGCTGCGGTCGCCACTGACTTCCTGACACAGAATGGTTTCCTCGGCGGCTAA